The nucleotide sequence GGCGAGAAATTTAAAACTGATTCAAAGTTTCTCATCTCTCCCGGATGGATGAAGGTTTATGGATTTAAAGAAGAATCAATACCATCTGTTCCTGTTAAGAAGAATGATGTTGTAAAGGTTGTTGATAAAGAGGTAAAGGAAGGTGAAACAAAACCACCGCCAAGATACACCGATGCAACTCTCTTATCAGCCATGGAAGGAGCAGGAAAACTTGTCTCTGATGAGGATTTAAGAGAACTACTCAAAGAGAAAGGATTGGGTACTCCTGCAACAAGAGCTTCAATTATAGAAAGACTCATAGAGGTAGGATACCTTGAGAGGGTAGGGAAACAATTAAAGCCACTTCCCAAAGGAATGAAGCTTATAGAATCTCTTGAAAGGATACCTCTTACTGAACTTCTCTCCCCAGAACTTACAGGTGAATGGGAGAAAAAGTTGAGAGAGATAGAAAGAGGAGAATTTGAATATGAGAAATTTATGGCTGAGATACAAGAACTAACAACTGAAGTGGTGGAAAAGATTAAAGAGAGGGAGGGAAAGAGAATAAAAGATGAGATATATGAAGAGATAGGAAAGTGTCCTATATGCGGTGGAAGAATAATTGACGGTGAGAAATCTTACTTCTGTGAAAATTGGAAAAAAGGTAAATGTAAATTCATTGTTCCAAAAAAGATGATGGGAAGAAAGATAACAAGAGAAGAAGTGGTAGAACTTATGAAAAATAAAAAAACACCACTTCTTGCAGGTTTCTGGTCAAAAAACAGGAGACGGTTTTCTGCCTATTTGGAGATAAAGAATGGCAAGGTGGAACTCACCTTCCCAGAGGATAAAGTAATACCTGGTGAACCATTGGGTGAATGTCCAAACTGCAAGGGGAAAGTAATTGAAACAGAGAGAAGATATAGATGCGAGAATGAAAGTTGTAATTTCTCTCTATCAAAGAATATTCTTGGTCATAAGCTGACAAGGGAAGAGGTGAAAATACTTTTATCTGGAGAAAAAACAGATAAAATATCCTTCTTTTCAAAGGGAAGGAGATTTCTTGCAAGGCTCTCTTTGGAGAATGGTAAACTTAAATTTCATTTTGAGGAGGGAAATGGTGGCAAAGGCAATAGTAAAAAGAATAGAAACATACGAAGAAAGTAAGATAAGAGAGATACTTGAGGAAAATAAGGATTTTATCCTTTCAGGATTAAAATCAGGGGATAGAGTTCTTGTAAAGCCAAACTTTATCTCTTTTAACCCTCCAGAAAGGGCGGTAACTACACACCCTGTATTTATAAGAGCAGTAGTAAAATTTTTACTTTCCAATGGATTTAAGGTGCTTGTGGGTGATATCCCTGGAAGGGTTATACCTACCTCAAAATATCCAGAGATATCTGGACTAACGGGAATAAAAGACGAGAATTTGGAAATAAGTGAGCTGGCAGTATTTGGTTTCAATGATGTGAAGAGAAATTTTTTAAAACTTGATGAACTTCATCTACCAAAAGTTTTGTGGGAAGTAAAAAAACTCTTTAATCTCCCTAAAATGAAAACCCATTCATTAACCTTTATAACGGGCGCCACAAAAAATCTATTTGGATTAACACCAAGAAAGGATAGATTGAAAATTCATAGAATTACATCAAATGTTGAGTTCTCAAAAGCTGTTTATGATATAGCATACTCTATTCCTATCCCTCAAATAGTTATTATGGATGGAATAATAGGAATGGAGGGAGATGGACCATCCTATGGAACACCTGTTGAGTTAGACTCTGTAATAATTTCAGATGACCCTTTACTTGCCGATTACGCAATGACTAAAATAATGGGATTTAGAGAGGAATCTATACCTTTATTTAAAGCTGTTGGAATTCCAAAAGGAGAAATTATTGGTCTTTCCTCCATTCCACAAAAAAAGTGTGAACCACCAAAAACTTTTAAAGCATCTTCGGTAATTTCAACAGTTGCTGGAGTAATATTTTCAACCTTTATAAATGTTGTACAAACTGTACCTGAAGTAAATAAATCCATGTGTATAAAGTGTGGTGTGTGTGCTGCAAAATGTCCTGCAAAAGCTATAACCTTATCCCCCTACCCTGTCTTTGATAGAGATAAATGTATCATGTGCTACTGCTGTCATGAACTATGTCCTGAAGGTGCGATATACTTAAAGAAAAGAATCAAAATAGGAGGTTAAAGATGGATCTTGGAATAAAGGGAAAAGTCGCGGTTGTGGCAGCTGCAAGTAAAGGGCTTGGGAAAGAGGTTGCAATCTCCCTTGCAAGGGAGGGAGCAAATTTAGTTATATGCGCAAGGGGAGAGGAAGAACTGAAGA is from Caldisericia bacterium and encodes:
- a CDS encoding DUF362 domain-containing protein gives rise to the protein MVAKAIVKRIETYEESKIREILEENKDFILSGLKSGDRVLVKPNFISFNPPERAVTTHPVFIRAVVKFLLSNGFKVLVGDIPGRVIPTSKYPEISGLTGIKDENLEISELAVFGFNDVKRNFLKLDELHLPKVLWEVKKLFNLPKMKTHSLTFITGATKNLFGLTPRKDRLKIHRITSNVEFSKAVYDIAYSIPIPQIVIMDGIIGMEGDGPSYGTPVELDSVIISDDPLLADYAMTKIMGFREESIPLFKAVGIPKGEIIGLSSIPQKKCEPPKTFKASSVISTVAGVIFSTFINVVQTVPEVNKSMCIKCGVCAAKCPAKAITLSPYPVFDRDKCIMCYCCHELCPEGAIYLKKRIKIGG